In Alkalihalobacillus sp. TS-13, the following are encoded in one genomic region:
- a CDS encoding DUF2624 family protein, whose translation MNPFLQQMINHKLNNLSAEELTALASQYNIQLTDTQAVQIIRILRKEKIDVADLQQRERIIRQIEAVVGPHTAQTVKVMFQSIVR comes from the coding sequence CAACCATAAACTGAATAATCTGTCTGCTGAGGAATTGACTGCATTAGCATCACAATACAACATCCAACTGACTGACACACAAGCAGTTCAGATCATCCGTATTCTGAGAAAAGAGAAGATTGATGTGGCAGATCTTCAGCAAAGGGAACGAATCATCAGACAAATAGAGGCTGTCGTTGGCCCACATACTGCTCAGACCGTAAAGGTTATGTTTCAATCGATCGTCCGATGA